One segment of Leptodactylus fuscus isolate aLepFus1 chromosome 7, aLepFus1.hap2, whole genome shotgun sequence DNA contains the following:
- the RAG2 gene encoding V(D)J recombination-activating protein 2 has translation MGTSAECDFTQAAPGRFSSVLEEDTEGRPVSGVMSLQTLVASNNTSLIQPGFSLFRFGRHVFFFGQKGWPKRSCPTGVFLVHLKNNELKLRPTTFTNESCYLPPLRHPALTGLSDWSGGEVVQYLIHGGKTPNNEVSQKLYIISMASNINKKITLCCTEKDLVGDIPEARYGHSINVVHSRGKKAVVIFGGRSYVPLNQRTTEKWNSVVDCQPFVYLIDLQFGCSTMHAIKEIQDGISFHVSISRNDTVYVIGGHSLESNIRSPNIYKINVDLLLGSPAITCNVLQSHLSFSSSIVTSTCPDEFFIVGGYESDSQKKMTSHKVLVREDHIEIEEAEATDWKGEIKHSKTWFGADMGQGAVLLGIPGDSKTQNSDSSLLFYLLSHGEEDSLMAQSCSQGSLDDQEDSMPLEDSEEFMFGGDGIISDEDIYNEEDEEDESVTGYWITCCVDCNLDINTWVPYYSTELNKPAMIYCSSEGGHWVHAQCMELSENMLITLSENNVKYFCNVHIKLERGLPTPKKMTPVMKPSLKRVGRKPSISRMSPAKKSFLRRLFE, from the coding sequence GTGTGATGAGCCTTCAGACGTTAGTCGCTTCCAATAATACATCTCTGATCCAGCCAGGATTCTCCTTGTTTCGATTCGGAAGACATGTCTTCTTCTTTGGGCAAAAGGGTTGGCCGAAACGTTCCTGCCCCACCGGTGTGTTTCTGGTGCATCTCAAAAACAATGAGCTAAAACTTCGTCCCACCACTTTCACCAACGAATCTTGCTATCTCCCACCGTTGAGACATCCAGCCTTGACCGGTCTGTCTGACTGGTCAGGTGGTGAAGTTGTCCAATATCTGATCCACGGAGGGAAGACGCCAAATAATGAGGTGTCTCAAAAACTCTACATCATCTCCATGGCCTCCAACATCAACAAAAAAATAACACTCTGCTGTACTGAGAAGGATCTAGTAGGTGATATTCCTGAAGCGAGGTATGGCCATTCCATCAATGTGGTCCACAGTAGAGGCAAAAAAGCTGTAGTGATATTTGGAGGAAGGTCCTATGTACCTTTAAATCAAAGGACAACCGAAAAATGGAATAGTGTTGTTGACTGTCAACCATTCGTCTACCTCATCGACCTCCAGTTTGGTTGTTCCACCATGCATGCCATCAAGGAAATTCAAGATGGAATCTCCTTTCATGTCTCCATATCTCGCAATGATACAGTTTACGTCATTGGCGGACATTCACTTGAGAGTAATATAAGGTCCCCAAACATCTACAAGATTAATGTGGATCTTCTTCTCGGAAGTCCAGCCATAACTTGTAATGTTCTCCAAAGTCATCTGTCTTTTTCAAGTTCTATCGTCACCAGTACCTGTCCCGATGAATTTTTTATTGTCGGCGGCTATGAGTCTGACAGTCAAAAGAAGATGACTAGTCACAAAGTGTTGGTACGTGAAGACCACATCGAAATTGAGGAAGCAGAGGCTACTGATTGGAAGGGGGAAATTAAGCACAGCAAGACATGGTTTGGGGCAGATATGGGTCAAGGAGCAGTACTCTTAGGGATCCCAGGAGATAGTAAGACCCAAAATTCAGACAGTAGCTTGCTCTTCTACCTACTCAGCCATGGAGAAGAGGACAGCTTGATGGCTCAGTCATGTAGTCAGGGATCTCTGGATGACCAAGAAGACTCCATGCCTCTTGAAGACTCTGAGGAGTTCATGTTCGGTGGAGATGGAATCATTTCCGATGAAGACATCTATAacgaagaagatgaagaagacgAGTCAGTAACTGGATACTGGATCACTTGCTGCGTTGACTGCAACCTGGATATTAACACATGGGTCCCGTATTATTCTACTGAACTCAACAAACCAGCCATGATCTACTGCTCCAGCGAAGGCGGACACTGGGTTCATGCCCAATGTATGGAGCTCTCCGAAAACATGTTGATCACTCTATCCGAAAATAACGTCAagtatttctgcaatgtgcacATTAAACTGGAAAGGGGTCTTCCAACGCCCAAGAAGATGACCCCGGTCATGAAACCGTCGCTAAAGCGAGTAGGTCGAAAACCATCTATCAGCAGAATGTCACCAGCAAAGAAGTCTTTCCTCCGACGCTTGTTTGAGTAA